AGAGCATTTGATGATACACCTTCAAGGCTGCGGAAGGTTCAAATGTCCACATGGCATCTTCACCTTTTTCGGTTCTTGTTTGCCCTTCGTCTACATAATCACTTCTTTCTTGCCATTTCCAGTTTTCAGGAATTTGGTAGTACTTGCCAATATTTTGGTAAAACTCTCTGGAGATTCCGCCCACCACGTGCTTGTTTCCGATATCCGTTTGACCCAGTCCTCCTGTAGTCAGCCCTCCGAGTCTTTTACCCGGTTCGATAAGTACGACCGATTTGCCCATTCTTGAAGATTGAATAGCGGAGGCTATGCCTGCGGATGTGCCGCCATAAACAACAACATCGTAACTTTTTGTTTTTTGGCCAAAAGAGGTTACAATAAAAAAAGCGAGAATAATGTTTGTCAATAATAATCTCATAGTCTGTTTTTTTTGAAGTTATTCTCATCCAAGATGATTGTGTTAATCCTGGGTTTATCTGTTTTTCAATTCCCGAATATAATTTTCAGTGAAATGACGGAGCGTTATGTGATCGGTTATGTCGTTTTGCGAGCATAGTTTTTCGCTGTGATTTTATAGTTCAAATGTATATAGACTTGCAGATATAATCAAGAAAAATTGATTAATTTTTACTGTATACTAACTTTAGGTATTGAAATGGGATATTTATTGTATGGATACTGCTAAGAATGACGAAGAATCATTTTATTGACTTGGAGCCAATAAAACTAATAGAAAGATTTTGTTAAAACCTACATTGTTTTTAAAGCTATTCTTTAGTCGTCTGTTTTATTTCTTGTATAAAATAGGAAGGTCGAAAACACGAGGGCTGTGACAGCGAATCCTGTAGCGTATGAGACAGGTTTTGAAAGGGCAAGCCCTTCGGGGGCAAGCATGATGTATGTTGTCACCACGGCTGTCATGAACAGGGCCGGGAGCAGGGTTATCCAATACGCTTTTCTTTTCTGGAACAGGTATACGGTGATGGCCCATAGAACGAGAGTGGCTAATATCTGGTTAGACTAGGCAAAATAGCGCCAGACTACTTCTGATACTACCACTTACATCGACCGTCTTGAGCAGTGTAAATCCCTTTATGACCTCTACCTGAGAGAATTCATTGCCAATACCGGTTATGGCAGCGAGGAGAACTATCTTTACGCGCAAGAAAAAGGAATCAACTCCTTTATCAAATTCAACTACTTCTACAAGGAGCAATCCAGCAAATGAATGATCCTTTCCGTTCTTCCAACTTTTATTACAACGAGAAGCAAGATTACTTTTATTGCTCCATGGGACAACCCATACGCCTGATCTATATACAAAGGCAGAAAACCAAAACAAGTTTCACATAAGAAGTCCACCATTATAAGGCGACGCGTTGCCCGGGATGTACTTTAAGGTCTCTTTATCATAAATTCAAAAATGACCAGGTGATACGAGCCAATCACAGACTAAGCAAGTTAAAGGTCAAAGAAAAAGTGAAGTTACTCTCGGAAGAGGAGGTGATGCATCGAAGTCAAAGGTTTCAGGATGTTGAGGCCACCTTCGGTATACTGAAAAATAACAAATACTTCAAGCGGTTTCTTTGCAGAGGCAAGGATACCCCAGAAGTGGAGTTTGGTTTGCTCTTGAGTGCCTATAACTGGCAAAAATGGCATCGTAAGGTCTTGAATGGGCTGTTTTTTTTTTTGGAGGCCTTTTATTCTCCAAATAGCCGAAAGAATGGAAATTTACATTTGAAAAATAGAAAAAATCGATTCTTGATGAAAAAGTAAGATAGAAAAAAAGCCGTCTCATGGTTTATTATGAGACGACCTCCAAGAAACTAACTTATCTGTGAATAAAAACTGTCCAAGGAAGAGGAGAAGTTTATATAACTTTTTCCTGATAGCTGAAGCAACTTATATTTATAGAGCAACCTGTCTCGAATGACCGTTACAGGGGCTTTATCGTAAGGTGGCCTTAGGCACTCCGCCGGAGATATATTGGTGGTAATGATGAATGATGTTGATTCGTACACGCTGTTTATAGAGTCGAAGAGAAGATAACTCTTTTCCCTGCTTACCGAGATGTTCATCAAGTCCTCTATCACAATTACCTATGCAGCACGAAGATTTTTATTCTCTTTTTGCTAACATTAAATACCGATAATTAAACAGACAAATCCTATCTAATTTAATGCGACCTATTCTAAAACTAATTCGACAACTGGAACTTTATAAGGGGGTTTTTGGATCGATAATTGAAGAATCAAAGTGTCATTATTTTGTTGAAACTTTACCTCAGAATAATCGTTTAACATTTGTGCATATTTAATTTTCTCTTCGTATCCTTTTAACTCAATTTTACCTCCTGAAGGAAAATCGAATAGATGGAGATATAATTTTCTTTCTTTTGGATTAAAAGTAAGGCGAACATTCATGTTTTCTGGAAGAGCATATTTATCAGGAGCATAAGTGCAATTGTAAATAGATGAGCTATTCGCATGCATCCAGTACCCAATCTTTTCTAAGGCATCTACTGCTCTATGATCGAATTCTCCTTTTGCCGTTGGACCAACATTTAAAAGCAAGTTTCCACCATTTGCAGTCGAAGTTATCAGAAGGTCTAACAATTGTTCTTCCGACTTCCATGATGTTTCATCTCGATGATATCCCCACGAACCGGAGAAAGTTTGACATGTTTCCCAGTATTTTCCCCTATAATTTTTCAACTCTGCAGAGGAGACCTGTTCAGGAGTCTCAAAATCATAACCGTCCAAATAATCGTTCAGGTCGGCGCGGTTGTTTATAATGATTCCTGGTTGTAATTTTCGAGCCATTTTAATTAATTCAATTGCATCCCAGTCATCCCTGCCTTTTCCGTTATCACCCGGATAAGAAAAATCAAGCCATAAGATATCGATTTTCCCATAATTAGTGAGTATTTCCCTTATTTGATTATGCAAATAGGTGCGATATCGGGCCATATCTTTTCCGACATTTAATGCATTGTACTCTTCGGTAGAAGAAACTCGCTGTGGGTGTACTCTGTCAATAGTAAAATCGGGATGATGCCAATCGATAAGAGAATAATAAAAACCCACTTTCAGTCCTTCAGCTCTAAAAGCATCTACAAACTCTTGTGCCAAATCTCTTTTGACCTTTGTGTTTGTGGCTTTATAGTCCGTATATTTAGAATCGAATAGACAAAATCCCTCATGATGTTTTGTAGTTAATACCGCATATTTCATGCCGGCCTTTTTTGCTTCTTTTGCCCATTTTATGGGGTCATAGTTTACTGGATTAAATTCTTCAAAATATTTCTGATATTGTTCGCTAGTAAGTCTTTCATTATGTTTCACCCACTCATGTCGTGCGGGAAGGGCATATAATCCCCAATGAATAAACATTCCAAAGCGAGCATCAGTCCACCACTGCATACGTTCCTTTTTTTGAGCTGGGGTTTCTTTCCCAATTTGTTTTTCTTGAGAAAATACAGTGCTTGCTGAAAGCAGAATTGCGAAAATTAAAACAATTGTCTTTTTCATTTTTTATATTTTTCTAAATTAATATATGTTTTAAAAATTTGATTGTCTTAGTTCATATAGGATTTCGATATAAAGAATTATTAGTAAATAAGTTAACTCAGGAATAAACAGATTCCATTTGAATCGGACATTCTTTTTAAAGGTGTTGTTTTATTTTTGTAAATTTTCTTGTATAAAACAGAAAGGTCGAAAACACGAGGGCTGTGACAGCGAATCCTGTAGCGTATGAGACAGGTTTTGAAAGGGCAAGCCCTTCGGGGGCAAGCATGATGTATGTTGTCACCACGGCTGTCATGAACAGGGCCGGGAGCAGGGTTATCCAATACGGTTTTCTTTTCCGGAAGAGGTATACGGTGATGGTCCAGAGAACAACCGTGGCTAATGTCTGGTTAGACCAGGCAAAATAGCGCCAGACCACGTCGAAGTTTATTTTAGTAAGCAAGAACCCCACGGCGAAGAGAGGAATCGTAATTACCAGCCTGTTCCTTATCGGTTTTTGATTGAACCTCAGCAGGTCGCCAACGGTAAGCCTGGCGCTCCTGAAAGCGGTGTCGCCTGAAGTGATCGGAGCCGCCACCACCCCCAGTATGGCCAGTATCGCCCCAAATTTTCCCAGCAGGGAGTTGGAGATTTCATTCACCACCCATGCGGCATTCCCTTTTTGCGCCACCATCACCTCGCCCAGCTCCCGGACACCTCCGAAGAAGCTCATGCTGATTGCCGCCCAGATAAGGGCCACGACCCCCTCAATAACCATTGCCCCGTAAAATACTTTTCGTCCCTCTTTTTCATTTTTCATGCAACGGGCCATCAGGGGTGACTGTGTGGCATGGAAACCGGATATGGCACCGCAGGCTATGGTGATAAACAACATGGGGAAGATGGGGAATTTTGCCTTGTCATAATGAAAGTTCTGCCAATTTTCGGAGGTCAGCTCCGGGATGGCATACCCTTTAATTATTAGGGCGAAAATCAGGCTGACAGCCATAAAAAGCAAAGCAAAGCCAAAGAGGGGATAAATCTTTCCTATGATTTTATCAATGGGCAGCAGGGTTGCCAAAATATAATAGATAAAGATCACCCAGACCCAAAATCTAAAATCCAAAGTGGCTGGTGTCAAATTTGCGAGAATACCGGCAGGGCCTGAAATAAAAACTACCCCCACAAGCACCAAGAGCACTATGGTGAAGATTCTCATTAACTGCTTTGTTATATTCCCCAGATAGATGCCGATGACTTCAGTTATGCTCAGCCCGTTGTGCCTGACAGAGAGCATTCCCGAGAAATAGTCGTGCACGGCTCCCGCAAACACGGTTCCCAGGACGATCCAGACGAATGCGACCGGTCCCCAGAGAGCGCCGGCGATTGCGCCGAAGATTGGGCCCAACCCGGCAATATTCAGGAATTGGATAAGTAGAACTCGCCACCAGGGCATTGGGACAAAGTCAACCCCGTCACTCATGGATACAGCCGGGGTAGGCCTGTTCGGGTCAACCTCCATCATCCGTTCCAGGTATTTGGAATAAAAGATATAACCGGCTAACAGGATGGCCAGGGACAAAATAAATGTGATCATCTGATACTCTTTAAAAAGTTTTTAGTGAGATTGGCGGTGTAGGGATCTGAATGTTTTGATAATTGAACCAACCGATTTTCTATTTCAGGGTTGTCAAGGATATTTTTGTTGGTAACCATCTGTTTTGAAATAATTTTATAAATTTGATTTAAACCACCGACGCTTATTTTTCCAGTCATGTATTTATCGATTAAAAGGACAATAGCATCAGGGGATATATTGTCAACCAGTTGCATTTTATAAATTATTTCGTATTTTGTTTCCGGCAGGGAATTATCCATTAACTCAATAAATCTAAGTTGATTCTCTGAATTACTTAAATACTGAGGAGTTATTACGGAAAGTGCTTTTTCAGAAATATTCTTGTTTTGGGAAGCAACCAGGGGGAGTAACTGGGAGTCAAATTCGATGAAAAACGAATTATTTCGTCTAATTATCTCAAGGGCAAATAGTTCCTGATTCTCACTTCCATTCAGTAATTTGTTAATATACTTAGTGTCAATCCTCTCTTTCAATATATCATCTATATACACTTTTGTTTCACCATGCACCGTATGCCATAATGTGTAACATGTGAATACGGCATCTTTAATCACATATTCTTTCAATGATGGCAATGTAGCACTTGAGTAGCCGTCCACTTCAAATAAATTCTTTTCAGTTCTATCATCGATGTTGAGCTGAGGCTTATCTTCAATAACCAGATCCTCGTATTGAAGTTCCTTTAAAATGGAAACTGTATCACTCAATATTTCGTCCAACCGGATATAATCCTGTGGTTCGAAAGGAGTGTGATCGGATTTTGTTAATGGCTCTCTTTCATCTAATTGTATGCCTAAATAATTCCCGACACCATCCCAAAATACCCACAATTTTACCATCCGGCATATTCCTGTTACACAGATATCTTTATAAAAATACCGGCCAAACCAGATGGTCAGTCCGTTTTTATCCTGTAATTCTACTATTTTGTTATCAGACAGACTATCACTGGAATTTTTTATCACATGAGAAACAGTGATTCCTTTCATATTGAGAAAATCTTTTGAAGGGAAAGCTGTTTTAAGGGAATCACCGGGAGAATAATTATATCCGCCTAAGAATAAAGAAACAAAAATGAGTATGGCTAATTTGATGGTTGCTAACTTAAAATTTATTTCCAACGAACTCGTTTTTATGTAGTTTGAAAATATGAGAAAAATTTGACATCTCTCATCTTCGAATTGATTTTAATGCTTCAGATACACTAATCCATGTAACCTCGTGAGGCATCTTGTTACTTAGAGAAGCAATAGCTGTTACTACACCAGCTGCTTCACCCATTGCAACTGCATTTCCGGTAACTCTGTAACTTGCATGTGCAAAAAAATCACCACTTATACATCTACCAGCCATCATGAGTCCATCAACATCTTGTGCGATCAAAGAACGTAGTGGAATATCATATGGCTTAACATTGATTCCATCAGTTGTATAGCCTGCTTTGTTGTAGTCTAATGAGTGAATATCAACCATATATGTTGCACGACAAATAGCATCTTCAAACCTTGCTCCTGAAATCATATCTTCTTTGTTAATTGTATAAATGCCTTTAATTCGTCTCCCTTCTCTAATTCCA
This portion of the Petrimonas sulfuriphila genome encodes:
- a CDS encoding alpha-L-fucosidase gives rise to the protein MKKTIVLIFAILLSASTVFSQEKQIGKETPAQKKERMQWWTDARFGMFIHWGLYALPARHEWVKHNERLTSEQYQKYFEEFNPVNYDPIKWAKEAKKAGMKYAVLTTKHHEGFCLFDSKYTDYKATNTKVKRDLAQEFVDAFRAEGLKVGFYYSLIDWHHPDFTIDRVHPQRVSSTEEYNALNVGKDMARYRTYLHNQIREILTNYGKIDILWLDFSYPGDNGKGRDDWDAIELIKMARKLQPGIIINNRADLNDYLDGYDFETPEQVSSAELKNYRGKYWETCQTFSGSWGYHRDETSWKSEEQLLDLLITSTANGGNLLLNVGPTAKGEFDHRAVDALEKIGYWMHANSSSIYNCTYAPDKYALPENMNVRLTFNPKERKLYLHLFDFPSGGKIELKGYEEKIKYAQMLNDYSEVKFQQNNDTLILQLSIQKPPYKVPVVELVLE
- a CDS encoding carbon starvation protein A, whose product is MITFILSLAILLAGYIFYSKYLERMMEVDPNRPTPAVSMSDGVDFVPMPWWRVLLIQFLNIAGLGPIFGAIAGALWGPVAFVWIVLGTVFAGAVHDYFSGMLSVRHNGLSITEVIGIYLGNITKQLMRIFTIVLLVLVGVVFISGPAGILANLTPATLDFRFWVWVIFIYYILATLLPIDKIIGKIYPLFGFALLFMAVSLIFALIIKGYAIPELTSENWQNFHYDKAKFPIFPMLFITIACGAISGFHATQSPLMARCMKNEKEGRKVFYGAMVIEGVVALIWAAISMSFFGGVRELGEVMVAQKGNAAWVVNEISNSLLGKFGAILAILGVVAAPITSGDTAFRSARLTVGDLLRFNQKPIRNRLVITIPLFAVGFLLTKINFDVVWRYFAWSNQTLATVVLWTITVYLFRKRKPYWITLLPALFMTAVVTTYIMLAPEGLALSKPVSYATGFAVTALVFSTFLFYTRKFTKIKQHL